Part of the Tenacibaculum sp. SZ-18 genome, TCAGCCCAGTTATATCCTAACTTCTTTAAGATTAAGAATAATACTTTAAAGTGATAATCTTGCTCATTACCCACAGTATAAACCATTCCGTTTAAATCTGTAAAGTCTTTAGCACGTTGAATAGCCGTACCAATATCTTGAGTCATATATACTGCAGTACCATCTGAACGTAATACTAATTTCTCATCTAAACCATCTTCAGTTAAATCACACCAAACAGATCCATCTTCTTTTTTGAAGAAAACACCATCTTTTAATCCTTGTTCAATAACATCTTTACCTAATAAATAGGTGTCACTTTCATAATATAACTTATCGAAGTTTACACCAATGTTGTCGTATGTTACGTCAAATCCTTCATACACCCAACCGTTCATTGTTTTCCAAAGTTCAACAGTCTCTGAATCTCCAGATTCCCATTTACGTAACATTTCTTGAGCTTCTACAAAAATTGGAGCTTGCTTTTTAGCATCATCCTCAGAAATTCCTCGTTCAACTAATTCTGAAATTTCTTTCTTGTATTCTTTATCGAATTTTACGTAGTAATTACCAACTAATTTATCTCCTTTTAATCCTGTAGATTGTGGAGTTTCTCCGTGTCCAAAACGTTTCCAAGCCAACATTGACTTACAAATATGAATTCCACGATCGTTAATAATTTGTGTTTTATATACTTTATGTCCCGCCGCTTTTAAAATTTCAGAAACCGAATATCCTAATAAAACATTTCTAACGTGTCCTAAGTGCAATGGTTTGTTTGTATTCGGAGAAGAATATTCAACCATTCTCGCATCCGATTCTGAGCTTACAAATCCGTATGATTTGTTTGATGAAATTTCATTGAAGAAGTTAATGTAAAAACTATCATCAATAACTAAATTTAGGAATCCTTTTACTACATTAAATTTAGACACTTCTTGAATGTTTTCTACCAAGTAGTTTCCTAAATCTTCACCAATTTGTACTGGATTTCCTTTCTTGTATCGAAGTAGTGGAAAAATTACTACAGTAATATCTCCTTCAAAATCTTTTCTTGTTGCTTGAAATTCTACAGATGGGATTTCTGTATCGTATAATTTTTTAAACCCTTCTTTAACGTTCGCTTCTAGTAACGATTGTATGCTCATTAGTTGACTTATTTCATTTAAATCGAGTAGCAAAATTACACAATTTTATTGGTTTATATAGCCGAATTCTATTCATATTCCCGTAGCTTTGCAATATGGATAAAGACCTTGAAAATCTTAAAGAATTATCACAAGAGAAACTTGCTGAAAACAAGAAATATTTTCAAAAACTGAAAAAGCGAACACCAAAGCGCCTTGATTTAATTGTACAGGAAATTCATGAAGAGGAATTTGAACGAACGGATTGCTTGAATTGTGGGAATTGTTGTAAAACTACAAGTCCAATGTTTACCTATAAAGATATTGAGCGTATTTCGAAGCATTTAAAAATGAAAGTTTCAGCTTTTGTTTCTCAATATTTACGTATTGATGAAGATGATTTTCATGTATTACAAACCTCTCCATGTCCGTTTTTAGACTTAAACGATAATTCTTGTTTTATTTATAACGTTCGTCCTAAAGCTTGTGCTGAATATCCACATACCAATCGTAAGAAATTCATACAATTAGCTAATTTAACTATCAAAAACACAGAAATTTGTCCTGCTACTTATAGAATTATTGAAGAATTAAAGAAAAAATTACCGATTTCTT contains:
- a CDS encoding YkgJ family cysteine cluster protein; the protein is MDKDLENLKELSQEKLAENKKYFQKLKKRTPKRLDLIVQEIHEEEFERTDCLNCGNCCKTTSPMFTYKDIERISKHLKMKVSAFVSQYLRIDEDDFHVLQTSPCPFLDLNDNSCFIYNVRPKACAEYPHTNRKKFIQLANLTIKNTEICPATYRIIEELKKKLPIS
- the argS gene encoding arginine--tRNA ligase, with amino-acid sequence MSIQSLLEANVKEGFKKLYDTEIPSVEFQATRKDFEGDITVVIFPLLRYKKGNPVQIGEDLGNYLVENIQEVSKFNVVKGFLNLVIDDSFYINFFNEISSNKSYGFVSSESDARMVEYSSPNTNKPLHLGHVRNVLLGYSVSEILKAAGHKVYKTQIINDRGIHICKSMLAWKRFGHGETPQSTGLKGDKLVGNYYVKFDKEYKKEISELVERGISEDDAKKQAPIFVEAQEMLRKWESGDSETVELWKTMNGWVYEGFDVTYDNIGVNFDKLYYESDTYLLGKDVIEQGLKDGVFFKKEDGSVWCDLTEDGLDEKLVLRSDGTAVYMTQDIGTAIQRAKDFTDLNGMVYTVGNEQDYHFKVLFLILKKLGYNWADQLYHLSYGMVDLPSGKMKSREGTVVDADDLMDEMTNTAREISQELGKLEGYSDEEKESLYKIIGLGALKYFILKVDPKKRILFDPQASVDFQGNTGPFVQYTYARIQSILRKADFNYNSSVSSVDLHDKEKELIKQLELYPEVIQQAAKSYSPAVVANYTYDLVKEFNSFYQNVSILGEENQDKKVFRVQLSKKVADTIKSAFSLLGINVPDRM